One Peterkaempfera bronchialis DNA window includes the following coding sequences:
- a CDS encoding aldehyde dehydrogenase, whose translation MSHTPDRAALYINGDWRKPSTARTFTAVSSATGERIADFPEADRADVDTAVAAARGALGGPGGWASAQQRAEAMERLAAALESRAQALGTLIAHEVGTPLARAIDANVGAAAGLLRFYAPLADTMYAEDLRPARVGHSLVRREPVGVVAMIVPWNYPLSTLFFKLAPALAMGCTAVVKPSPATGLDSFLVADAVHEAGFPPGVINFLPAEREVGEYLVTHPGVDKVAFTGSTAAGRRIGALCGGLLRPVTLELGGKSAAILLEDAPLPLFLDHLLDLSFNNNGQTCTNNTRLLVPRSRHEEVVDAVTETVAGWQTGDPLDPDTVIGPVAGTAARDRVEGYIRRGREEGARITTGGGRPAGLDHGCYVEPTVFADVDPAMVVAREEIFGPVVTISAHDGTVEDAVAQANDSAYGLAGSVWTADEALGREVARAVDTGTFSVNHANFDIGAPFGGRRDSGLGSELGREGIEAYLQYKTIFVPSHP comes from the coding sequence ATGTCCCACACGCCCGACCGCGCAGCGCTGTACATCAACGGAGACTGGCGCAAGCCATCGACCGCCAGGACCTTCACCGCGGTCAGCTCGGCCACCGGGGAGCGCATCGCCGACTTCCCCGAAGCCGACCGCGCCGATGTGGACACCGCAGTCGCCGCCGCGCGCGGCGCCCTGGGCGGCCCCGGGGGCTGGGCGTCCGCGCAGCAGCGCGCCGAGGCCATGGAACGCCTGGCCGCCGCGCTGGAGTCCCGCGCCCAGGCCCTGGGCACCCTGATCGCCCACGAGGTCGGCACCCCCCTCGCCCGCGCCATCGACGCCAACGTCGGCGCGGCCGCCGGCCTGCTGCGCTTCTACGCCCCGCTCGCCGACACCATGTACGCCGAGGACCTGCGCCCCGCCCGGGTGGGCCACAGCCTGGTCCGCCGTGAGCCGGTCGGCGTCGTCGCCATGATCGTGCCGTGGAACTACCCGCTGAGCACCCTGTTCTTCAAGCTCGCGCCCGCCCTGGCGATGGGCTGCACCGCCGTGGTCAAGCCCTCGCCCGCCACCGGGCTCGACTCCTTCCTGGTCGCCGACGCGGTCCACGAGGCGGGCTTCCCGCCCGGCGTGATCAACTTCCTCCCGGCGGAGCGGGAGGTCGGGGAGTACCTGGTCACCCACCCCGGCGTGGACAAGGTCGCCTTCACCGGCTCCACGGCGGCCGGCCGCCGTATCGGCGCGCTCTGCGGCGGGCTGCTGCGCCCGGTCACCCTGGAGCTGGGCGGCAAGTCCGCCGCGATCCTGCTGGAGGACGCCCCGCTGCCGCTCTTCCTCGACCACCTGCTCGACCTCTCGTTCAACAACAACGGCCAGACCTGCACCAACAACACCCGGCTGCTGGTCCCCAGGTCCCGCCACGAGGAGGTCGTGGACGCCGTCACCGAGACGGTCGCGGGCTGGCAGACCGGTGACCCGCTGGACCCGGACACCGTCATCGGCCCGGTGGCCGGGACCGCTGCCCGGGACCGGGTCGAGGGCTATATCCGCCGGGGCCGGGAGGAGGGCGCGCGGATCACCACCGGTGGCGGACGCCCCGCCGGTCTGGACCACGGCTGCTACGTCGAGCCGACGGTCTTCGCCGACGTGGACCCGGCCATGGTGGTGGCCCGCGAGGAGATCTTCGGCCCGGTGGTGACCATCTCGGCCCACGACGGAACCGTCGAGGACGCCGTCGCCCAGGCCAATGACTCCGCTTACGGCCTGGCCGGCAGTGTCTGGACGGCGGACGAGGCACTGGGCCGCGAGGTGGCCCGCGCGGTGGACACCGGCACCTTCAGCGTCAACCACGCCAACTTCGACATCGGCGCCCCCTTCGGCGGGCGGCGGGACAGCGGCCTGGGTTCCGAACTGGGCCGAGAGGGGATCGAGGCGTACCTGCAATACAAGACGATCTTCGTGCCGAGCCACCCGTAG